One window from the genome of Diorhabda sublineata isolate icDioSubl1.1 chromosome 10, icDioSubl1.1, whole genome shotgun sequence encodes:
- the LOC130449176 gene encoding craniofacial development protein 2-like, with protein MGSSLIMICETTSRLSDFKRDGNAIEHAWDKMDKIPLRTKKVASDRTDKTYNDPAKLRKKRFWKRQQLRIATWNVTSIANKDQETIIELEKHKIDICALSETKKKGAGNFRIAEYTLIYNGKPKDERTASGVGLLVHEKYDKNIIDIKYISDRLLQTTFKFTETTKTHILSVYAPDTSKSQEETDSFYDELQITIDKIPKQDEIMILGDFNGRIGNEVISGIKNRFNEETLNSNGEQLIQFCAHNELRINNTFYPHKQQHKYTFENTRGHESIIDYIITNRNIHPSKILDVRTLTSVNTGTNHHMVLAIMRNCVQRKTQNKPKVTEKLNIESLSDDTTKYLYQQRLRKAINENKILKDDTVELTWKRLSTNIRTAAEEALGKRKVNLNGKPNTKPWFKHEIESLAEEKRKAYLQYRSQTITYADYKVVRNRTNMEIQTIKRQFWEKYSSDMENDLYGGQKKIWNMIRNIKRPINEYIHTKTITLKEWERYFHELYGDIITS; from the exons ATGGGTAGTTCTTTAATAATGATATGCGAGACCACATCCAGATTGAGTGATTTCAAAAGAGATGGGAATGCCATAGAGCATGCTTGggataaaatggataaaataccATTG AGAACGAAGAAAGTAGCCTCGGATAGGACTGATAAAACTTATAACGACCCAGCAAAGTTaaggaaaaaacgattttggaagCGACAACAATTGCGAATAGCCACCTGGAATGTTACATCAATTGCTAACAAAGACCAAGAAACCATAATAGAGCTTGAGAAACATAAAATAGACATATGTGCCTTGTCTGAGACGAAAAAGAAAGGAGCTGGCAACTTTAGAATCGCGGAGTATACATTGATATATAATGGGAAACCAAAAGATGAAAGAACAGCATCGGGAGTAGGCCTATTAGTGCACGAGAAATACGACAAAAACATAATAGACATAAAGTATATAAGCGACAGACTGCTACAaaccacgtttaaatttacAGAAACAACTAAAACCCATATATTAAGCGTCTATGCTCCTGATACGAGTAAAAGTCAAGAAGAAACAGACTCATTCTATGATGAACTGCAGATCACCATCGATAAGATACCGAAGCAAGACGAAATTATGATACTGGGAGATTTTAATGGAAGGATTGGTAACGAGGTTATTAGTGGAATTAAGAATCGGTTTAACGAAGAAACACTCAACAGCAATGGAGAACAACTCATACAATTCTGTGCACATAATGAACTACGCATTAACAACACGTTTTATCCCCATAAACAACAGCACAAGTATACGTTCGAGAACACAAGAGGACATGAATCGATTATAGACTACATtattacaaacagaaatattcatccctcaaaaatattagatgtcAGAACATTAACCTCAGTAAACACAGGGACTAACCACCATATGGTGCTAGCTATAATGCGGAACTGCGTACAAAGGAAAACCCAGAACAAACCGAAAGTGACAGAAAAGCTGAACATAGAAAGCCTTAGCGATGATACCACAAAATACCTCTACCAGCAAAGACTAAGGAaggcaataaatgaaaacaagatcTTGAAAGATGATACTGTAGAACTAACATGGAAAAGATTAAGTACTAATATAAGGACAGCTGCAGAAGAGGCATTAGGCAAACGAAAGGTGAACCTGAACGGAAAGCCCAACACGAAACCATGGTTCAAACACGAAATCGAATCACTTGCggaagaaaaaaggaaagcaTATCTTCAATATAGAAGTCAAACAATTACATATGCTGATTACAAAGTCGTGAGGAATAggacaaatatggaaatacaaacGATTAAGAGACAATTCTGGGAGAAATACTCATCAGACATGGAAAACGACTTATATGGGGGACAAAAAAAGATCTGGAATATGATAAGGAACATCAAAAGACCAATCAATGAATACATCCACACGAAAACAATAACGTTAAAAGAATGGGAAAGGTATTTCCATGAACTCTACGGTGACATAATAACAAGCTAA